In a single window of the Tachyglossus aculeatus isolate mTacAcu1 chromosome 14, mTacAcu1.pri, whole genome shotgun sequence genome:
- the TCF20 gene encoding LOW QUALITY PROTEIN: transcription factor 20 (The sequence of the model RefSeq protein was modified relative to this genomic sequence to represent the inferred CDS: deleted 1 base in 1 codon), producing the protein MQSFREQSSYHGNQPSYPQEVHGAARLEEFSPRQQAQMFQSFGGGGRRGTAGAAAAAAAAAAMAGEGSAHQNYQGFRKETGEFYYMAANKDPGAGGQQPPPQRRPSGPVQSYGPPQGSSFGSQYGGEGHVGQFQGQHSALGGVSHYPQDYTGPFSPGSSQYQQQASSQQQQQQQQQQQQQQQQQQQVQQLRQQLYQSHQPLPQASGQAASGPAHLQPMQRPAGLPSSAAGYQLRVGQFGQHYQSSASSSSFPSPQRFGQSGQSYDGNYGVNAGSQYEGHAVSANAQAYGTQSNYSYQTPPMKGFEQSKIPPGGGQQQQQQQQGGGQQGGQQQQQQQQHPSQHAMQYANAATKLSLQGQVGQYSQPEVPVRSPMQFHQNFSPISNPSPAASVVQSPSCSSTPSPLMSGGEPLQCGQGNLPLGSRNRILQMMPQLSPTPSMLPSPNSHGAGGFRGSAGLEGLQEKRLTDPGLSSLSALSTQVANLPNTVQHMLLSDALAPQKKNSKRSSSSSKKGDSGTNSEGSSQAEEQLKSPLAESLDGGCSSSSEDQGERVRQLSGQSTGSDTTTYKAAASEKATASPAPGPQGEPPKLSASPAARDEAAPAAPSPEGQEAAPAAEGALKVNEKPVGVIVSREAMAGRVEKAGGQDKGAPEEDPAGSRTPPGAGGAREGGPGPLQMPEPPAGTKAGKGGEPSTHHNGEGSGPAGHPGPGSSLAGRAEPSKSPGSLRYGYKEGGAGGGTRPVAGFPPYPAGPDKGEPAGHGERKGRGEKFPSLLQEVLQGYHHHHHHHHPPERRYPRSAQEHQGGAGGLEGALRPNVLISQTNELAGRGLLNKSLGSLLDHPHWGPWERKAGGPVPDLKQINLADYPIPRKFDVEAQAAGHEPGGPLSERRSVICDISPLRQLVREPGAHPLGHPGRNERLTPTQSVILPGGLVSLEAKLKAQSGQIKEEDLERAKAQAGLNNRKSGELCHPAGVKHEPHRGGGGPGAAAHDPLSDYGSHQEAARPAQARRAAGRAGGGRESLRGRSASQYHDLAEKLKASPGRSRGPGGDAHHLNPHLAFSERANRGLHAPFAPNSDSLGYHPNARTHGYGEPNPALNSQLHYKRQIYQPPPLPQLPPGPEDYKEWGGGAAQGVIAAAQHRQEGPRKSPRQQQQQQQHHHHHQQQQQQQFLDRVRSPLKNDKDGMMYGPPPSYHDAGSQEAARCLLAGDGGPAGRGGDPRPGPQKPQPHEACWDLSRQASPARRSGAPGGSGQKRYGPPPEPDGHGAAEPGQVAKPGNVLLRLPGHEDASPQNPLIMRRRVRSFISPIPSKRQAQELKHGAAQERGRLLQASRDGADRAYNSYAHFAHGQEVKSVAKREASREPPGPESRGCPAVPLASPAKTKILPPRKGRGLKLEAIVQKITSPNIRRGAASGGAESGADTVTLDDILSLKSGPPEGGPGPEAEPEKRKGEAAREAAVAALGGPAAPERHASAGPQLPGAPEEWRGAGQDPVKEESPDAGGGGKETPGPGPAPAPQKPLGRPEGPLGGTGPPAFPETKSGPPVGLLPPEPHPKPDEKDGEATTVSPKRDGFPPKGYFPSGKKKGRPIGSVNKQKRQQQQQQQQQAPPPPPPPPPPPSEGSGDGEPKPKKPRQRRERRKPGAQPRKRKGKQAAPIVEPQEPEIKLKYATQPLDKTDARNKSFFPYIHVVNKCEIGAVCTIINAEEEEQSKLVRGRKGPRSLTPPPGSAEGKALPASSFVLQGPVVTESSVLGHLVCCLCGKWASYRNMGDLFGPFYPQDYAATLPKNPPPKRATEMQSKVKVRHKSASNGSKTDTEEEEEEEERPKEQRSLAAHPRFKRRHRSEDCGGAPRSLSRGIPCKKATLEGGGEKTPLDSKPPVPAAEGGPELELQIPELPLDSNEFWVHEGCVLWANGIYLVCGRLYGLQEALEIAREMKCSHCQEPGATLGCYNKGCSFRYHYPCAIDADCLLNEENFSVRCPKHKNKTVKGSLSTEQSERG; encoded by the exons ATGCAGTCCTTCCGAGAGCAGAGCAGTTACCACGGAAACCAGCCGAGCTACCCGCAGGAAGTCCACGGCGCGGCGCGGCTAGAGGAGTTCAGCCCCCGCCAGCAGGCCCAGATGTTCCAGAGCTTCggcgggggcgggcggcgggggacGGCCGgagccgcggcggcggcggcggcggcggcggccatggCCGGCGAAGGCTCCGCTCACCAGAACTACCAGGGCTTCCGGAAGGAGACGGGCGAGTTCTACTACATGGCCGCCAATAAAGACCccggagcaggaggtcagcagcCTCCGCCCCAGCGCCGGCCGTCGGGGCCCGTGCAGAGCTACGGCCCCCCCCAGGGGAGCAGCTTCGGGAGCCAGTACGGGGGCGAGGGGCACGTGGGCCAGTTTCAAGGCCAGCATTCGGCCCTCGGCGGGGTGTCCCATTACCCGCAGGATTACACAGGCCCGTTCTCTCCCGGGAGCTCGCAGTACCAACAGCAGGCCTccagccagcagcagcagcagcagcagcagcaacaacagcaacagcagcagcagcagcagcaggtccaGCAACTGAGGCAGCAGCTGTACCAATCccaccagcccctgccccaggccTCGGGCCAGGCCGCCTCCGGCCCGGCCCACCTGCAGCCCATGCAGAGGCCGGCGGGCCTGCCCTCCTCCGCCGCCGGCTACCAGTTGCGCGTGGGCCAGTTCGGCCAACACTACCAGtcctccgcctcttcctcctcgttcCCTTCCCCGCAGCGTTTCGGCCAGTCCGGGCAGAGCTACGACGGGAACTACGGGGTGAACGCCGGCTCTCAGTACGAGGGCCACGCCGTGAGCGCCAACGCCCAGGCTTACGGGACGCAGTCCAACTACAGCTACCAGACGCCGCCGATGAAAGGCTTCGAGCAGTCCAAGATTCCTCCGGGaggggggcagcagcagcagcagcagcagcagggtggggggcagcagggagggcagcagcagcagcagcagcaacagcatccCTCCCAGCATGCAATGCAGTACGCCAACGCCGCCACCAAACTGTCCCTGCAAGGTCAGGTGGGCCAGTACAGCCAGCCCGAGGTGCCCGTGCGGTCCCCCATGCAGTTCCACCAGAACTTCAGCCCCATCTCCAACCCGTCGCCGGCCGCCTCGGTGGTCCAGTCGCCCAGCTGCAGCTCCACGCCCTCCCCGCTGATGTCCGGCGGCGAGCCCCTGCAGTGCGGCCAAGGCAACCTGCCCCTGGGCTCGCGGAACCGGATCCTGCAGATGATGCCTCAGCTCAGCCCGACGCCGTCCATGCTGCCCAGCCCGAACTCTCACGGGGCGGGCGGCTTCCGCGGGTCCGCCGGGCTCGAGGGGCTGCAGGAGAAGCGGCTCACGGACCCGGGCCTGAGCAGCCTGAGCGCGCTGAGCACGCAGGTGGCCAACCTCCCCAACACGGTCCAGCACATGCTCCTCTCGGACGCCCTGGCCCCTCAGAAGAAGAACTCCAAGCGGTCGTCTTCGTCCTCCAAGAAGGGGGACAGCGGGACCAACTCGGAAGGGTCCTCCCAGGCCGAGGAGCAGCTCAAGTCGCCCCTGGCCGAGTCCCTGGACGGGGGCTGCTCCAGCAGCTCCGAGGACCAGGGCGAGAGGGtgaggcagctgagcggtcagaGCACCGGCTCCGACACGACCACCTACAAGGCCGCCGCCTCGGAGAAAGCCACCGCCTCGCCGGCGCCGGGCCCCCAGGGCGAGCCGCCCAAGCTCAGCGCCAGCCCCGCGGCCAGGGACgaggccgcccccgccgccccctcgccCGAGGGGCAGGAGGCGGCCCCCGCCGCCGAGGGCGCCCTCAAAGTCAACGAGAAGCCCGTCGGGGTGATCGTCTCCCGGGAGGCCATGGCCGGGCGGGTGGAGAAGGCGGGCGGGCAGGACAAAGGCGCCCCGGAGGAGGATCCGGCCGGATCCCGCACCCcgccgggggccggcggggcgagGGAAGGCGGGCCCGGCCCGCTTCAGATGCCGGAGCCCCCCGCGGGGACCAAGGCGGGCAAGGGCGGGGAGCCCAGCACGCACCACAACGGAGAGGGCAGCGGCCCCGCCGGCCACCCGGGCCCCGGCTCGAGCCTGGCCGGCCGCGCGGAGCCGTCCAAGTCCCCCGGGAGCCTGCGCTACGGCTACAAGGAGGGCGGCGCGGGCGGCGGGACCCGGCCCGTCGCTGGCTTTCCCCCCTACCCAGCGGGGCCGGACAAGGGAGAGCCGGCGGGGCACGGCGAGCGCAAGGGGCGTGGCGAGAAGTTCCCCAGCCTGCTGCAGGAGGTCCTCCAgggctaccaccaccaccatcaccaccaccacccc cccgaGCGCCGCTACCCGCGCTCGGCCCAGGAGCAccagggcggggccgggggcctggAGGGGGCCCTGAGGCCCAACGTCCTGATCAGCCAGACGAACGAGCTGGCCGGCCGGGGCCTGCTGAACAAAAGCCTGGGCTCCCTCCTGGACCACCCGCACTGGGGCCcttgggagaggaaggcaggcggCCCGGTCCCCGACCTGAAGCAGATCAACCTGGCGGACTACCCCATCCCCAGGAAGTTTGACGTGGAGGCCCAGGCGGCGGGCCACGAGCCCGGGGGGCCGCTGTCGGAGCGGCGCTCGGTCATCTGCGACATCTCGCCGCTGAGGCAGCTGGTCCGGGAGCCGGGGGCGCACCCCCTGGGCCACCCGGGACGGAACGAGCGCCTCACCCCGACCCAGTCGGTCATCCTCCCCGGGGGGTTGGTGTCGCTGGAGGCCAAGCTGAAGGCCCAGAGCGGCCAGATCAAGGAGGAGGACCTGGAGCGGGCCAAAGCCCAGGCCGGGCTCAACAACCGCAAGTCCGGCGAGCTCTGCCACCCGGCGGGCGTCAAGCACGAGCCCCACCGCGGCGGGGGCGGCCCGGGCGCCGCCGCCCACGACCCCCTCTCGGACTACGGCTCCCACCAGGAGGCCGCCCGGCCGGCCCAGGCGAGGAGGGCGGCcggccgggcgggcggggggcgggagagcCTGCGGGGCCGATCGGCCTCCCAGTACCACGACCTGGCGGAGAAGCTGAAGGCCTCGCCCGGGCGGAGCCGCGGCCCCGGCGGGGACGCCCACCACCTCAACCCGCACCTGGCCTTCTCGGAGCGGGCCAACCGCGGCCTCCACGCCCCCTTCGCCCCCAACTCCGACAGCCTGGGCTACCACCCGAACGCCAGGACCCACGGCTACGGGGAGCCCAACCCGGCCCTGAACTCGCAGCTGCACTACAAGCGGCAGATCTACCAGCCGCCCCCGCTGCCGCAGCTGCCGCCGGGGCCCGAAGACTACAAGGAGTGGGGCGGTGGGGCGGCCCAGGGGGTGATCGCCGCGGCCCAGCACCGGCAGGAGGGCCCGAGGAAGAGCccccggcagcagcagcagcagcagcagcatcaccaccaccatcagcagcagcagcagcagcagttcctGGACCGGGTGCGGAGCCCGCTGAAGAACGACAAGGACGGGATGATGTAcggcccccctccctcctaccaCGACGCCGGCAGCCAGGAGGCCGCGCGCTGCCTCCTCGCGGGCGACGGGGGCCCGGCCGGCAGAGGCGGCGACCCGAGGCCCGGCCCCCAGAAGCCGCAGCCCCACGAGGCCTGCTGGGACCTGTCCCGCCAGGCCTCCCCGGCCAGGAGGAGCGGCGCCCCCGGGGGGTCCGGCCAGAAGCGCTACGGCCCCCCGCCGGAGCCCGACGGGCACGGGGCGGCCGAGCCCGGCCAGGTGGCCAAGCCGGGCAACGTCCTGCTGAGGCTCCCGGGCCACGAGGACGCGTCGCCGCAGAACCCGCTGATCATGAGGCGGCGGGTGcgctccttcatctcccccatccccagcaaGCGGCAGGCCCAGGAGCTGAAGCACGGCGCCGCCCAGGAGCGGGGCCGCCTGCTCCAGGCCTCCAGGGACGGAGCCGACCGGGCCTACAACTCCTACGCCCACTTTGCCCACGGCCAGGAGGTCAAGTCCGTCGCCAAGAGGGAGGCCTCGAGGGAGCCTCCCGGCCCCGAGAGCCGGGGCTGCCCCGCCGTCCCCCTGGCCAGCCCGGCCAAGACCAAGATCCTGCCCccccggaaggggcggggcttgaaGCTGGAAGCCATCGTCCAGAAGATCACGTCCCCCAACATCAGGCGGGGGGCCGCCTCCGGCGGCGCCGAGAGCGGGGCGGACACCGTGACCCTGGACGACATCCTGTCGCTGAAGAGCGGCCCGCCCgagggcggccccggccccgagGCGGAgccggagaagaggaagggggaggccgCCCGCGAGGCAGCGGTGGCGGCGTTGGGGGGCCCGGCCGCCCCGGAGCGGCACGCCTCCGCCGGCCCCCAGCTGCCCGGGGCCCCCGAAGAGTGGCGCGGCGCCGGCCAGGACCCGGTGAAGGAGGAGAGCCCCGACGCGGGCGGCGGCGGGAAGGAGACGCCGGGGCCCGGGCCTGCCCCGGCCCCCCAGAAACCCCTCGGCAGGCCGGAGGGCCCCCTCGGGGGCACCGGCCCGCCGGCCTTCCCCGAGACGAAGAGCGGGCCCCCCGTGGGCCTCCTGCCCCCCGAGCCCCACCCGAAGCCCGATGAGAAAGACGGAGAGGCGACGACCGTCTCCCCGAAGCGTGACGGCTTCCCCCCGAAGGGCTACTTCCCGtcggggaagaagaaggggcggCCCATCGGCAGCGTGAACAAGCAAAagagacagcagcagcagcagcagcagcagcaggcgccgcctccgccgcccccgccccctcccccgccctcggAGGGGTCGGGGGACGGCGAGCCCAAGCCCAAGAAAccgaggcagaggagagagaggaggaagcccGGGGCCCAGCCCAGGAAGCGGAAGGGCAAGCAGGCGGCCCCCATCGTGGAGCCCCAGGAGCCCGAGATCAAGCTGAAGTACGCCACCCAGCCCCTGGACAAGACGGACGCGAGGAACAAATCCTTCTTCCCCTACATCCACGTGGTGAACAAATGCGAGATCGGGGCGGTGTGCACCATCATCAAcgccgaggaggaggagcagagcaagCTGGTCCGGGGCCGCAAGGGCCCGcgctccctgacccccccgcCGGGCAGCGCCGAGGGCAAGGCCCTGCCCGCCTCGTCCTTCGTCCTGCAGGGGCCCGTGGTCACCGAGTCGTCCGTCCTGGGCCACCTGGTCTGCTGCCTCTGCGGCAAGTGGGCCAGCTACCGGAACATGGGCGACCTGTTCGGCCCCTTCTACCCCCAGGATTACGCCGCCACCCTGCCCAAGAACCCGCCTCCCAAGAGAGCCACGGAAATGCAGAGCAAGGTCAAGGTACGGCACAAAAGCGCTTCCAACGGCTCCAAGACcgacacggaggaggaggaggaggaggaggagcggccaAAGGAGCAGCGGAGCCTGGCCGCCCACCCCCGGTTCAAGAGGCGACACCGCTCCGAGGACTGTGGCGGAGCCCCCCGCTCCCTATCCAGGGGCATCCCTTGTAAAAAAGCGACCCTCGAGGGCGGCGGCGAAAAGACTCCTTTGGACTCCAAACCCCCCGTGCCCGCTGCCGAAGGTGGCCCTGAGCTGGAGTTACAAATTCCCGAACTACCTCTTGACAGCAATGAATTTTGGGTCCACGAGGGTTGCGTTCTCTGGGCCAATGGGATCTACCTGGTCTGTGGCAGGCTCTATGGGCTGCAGGAAGCTTTGGAAATAGCCAGAGAGATG